A part of Carettochelys insculpta isolate YL-2023 chromosome 1, ASM3395843v1, whole genome shotgun sequence genomic DNA contains:
- the LOC142002069 gene encoding olfactory receptor 52R1-like — protein MSDTNINNFTNPSTFILRGIPGLEEAHVWLSIPFCTMYITAFLGNFTILCIVKRDPSLHCPMYYFLCLLAISDLVLSTSIQPKMLSIFWFNFREIDFSACLTQMFFIHCSSAVESGVFVAMALDRYVAICEPLRYSTILTNTIVAKLGLAVVMRGVILVLPYPFLARQWPYCRTNIIPEPYCGHIAVVNLACADIRISSYYGLFVVFCVKGLDVIFIAISYTLILRAIFRLPTKDAQLKTFGTCGSHLCATLAFYIPGLFISIAYRFGQNLPMHFYIFISNLFLLMPSMVNPIIYGVRTKQIRTRLLWLFTQKVT, from the coding sequence ATGTCAGATACCAACATAAACAACTTCACCAACCCCTCAACTTTCATCCTGCGtggcattcctggcctggaggaggCTCACGTCtggctctccatccccttctgcaccatgtACATCACAGCCTTCTTGGGGAACTTCACCATCCTCTGCATTGTGAAGAGGGACCCAAGCCTGCACTgtcccatgtactatttcctctgcctGCTGGCCATCAGTGACCTTGTCCTGTCTACATCCATCCAGCCCAAAATGCTGAGTATCTTCTGGTTCAATTTCAGGGAAATTGATTtcagtgcctgcctcacccagatgttcttcattCACTGCTCTTCAGCAGTGGAGTCTGGGGTCTTTGTGGCCATGGCATTGgatcgctatgtggccatctgtgaGCCCCTAAGATattccaccatcctgacaaaCACCATAGTGGCGAAGCTTGGACTGGCTGTGGTGATGCGTGGTGTCATTCTTGTACTGCCCTATCCCTTCCTGGCAAGGCAgtggccatattgcagaaccaacatcatccctGAGCCATACTGTGGTCACATAGCCGTGGTAAACCTGGCCTGTGCTGATATTCGTATTAGTAGTTACTATGGCCTCTTTGTGGTGTTCTGTGTGAAGGGTCTTGATGTGATTTTTATTGCCATATCCTATACCCTGATACTCAGGGCCATCTTTAGACTGCCCACAAAGGATGCCCAGCTTAAGACTTTCGGTACCTGCGGCTCCCACCTCTGTGCCACCCTAGCCTTCTACATCCCTGGTCTTTTTATCTCTATCGCCTACCGATTTGGCCAGAATTTGCCAAtgcatttttacattttcatttccAACTTGTTCCTCTTAATGCCCTCCATGGTgaaccccatcatctatggggtgagGACCAAACAGATCCGGACCAGGCTGCTCTGGCTTTTTACTCAAAAAGTGACCTAA